One Vicugna pacos chromosome X, VicPac4, whole genome shotgun sequence DNA window includes the following coding sequences:
- the ERAS gene encoding GTPase ERas produces MGASPPPGRGASISSPVSPVRAAASSGPSDTSLPGTEACHPHLFPELPTGGMALPTKPSMFDLGLGTWSPSSQEQSHRARAPSRGVGKKLPEYKAVVVGASGVGKSALTIQLNHQCFVEDHDPTIQDSYWKEMALDHGGCILNVLDTAGQATHRALRDQCVAIGDGVLGVFALDDPSSLAQLQQMRATWGPHHTQPLVLVGNKCDLVTTTGDAHAAAAALAKSWGAPFVETSAKTRQGVEEAFSLLIHEIQRVREAMAKEAMTGPGGDKARHHKAMCRCGCSVA; encoded by the exons ATGGGGGCAAG TCCTCCGCCGGGAAGAGGTGCGAGCATCTCCTCCCCTGTCAGTCCTGTCAGAGCGGCGGCGAGTTCGGGTCCCAGCGACACCAGCCTTCCCGGGACAGAG GCCTGCCATCCACATCTCTTCCCTGAGCTGCCCACTGGGGGCATGGCGCTGCCAACAAAGCCGAGCATGTTTGATCTGGGCCTGGGCACATGGAGCCCCAGCTCCCAGGAGCAGAGCCACAGGGCTCGGGCACCCTCCAGGGGTGTTGGCAAAAAGCTGCCTGAGTACAAGGCAGTGGTGGTAGGCGCAAGTGGTGTGGGCAAGAGCGCGCTGACCATCCAGCTGAACCACCAGTGTTTCGTGGAAGACCACGACCCCACGATCCAGGATTCCTACTGGAAGGAGATGGCCCTGGACCACGGAGGCTGCATTCTGAACGTGCTGGATACGGCAGGGCAGGCCACTCATCGGGCGCTGCGTGACCAGTGTGTGGCGATTGGGGATGGTGTGCTGGGTGTCTTCGCCCTCGATGACCCCTCGTCTCTAGCCCAGCTGCAGCAGATGCGGGCCACCTGGGGCCCTCACCACACCCAGCCCCTCGTCCTTGTGGGCAACAAGTGTGACCTGGTGACCACCACCGGAGATGCTCATGCCGCGGCTGCAGCCCTCGCAAAGAGCTGGGGGGCCCCTTTCGTGGAGACCTCAGCCAAGACACGCCAAGGTGTGGAGGAGGCCTTTTCCCTGCTCATCCATGAGATCCAAAGAGTCCGGGAGGCCATGGCAAAGGAGGCCATGACAGGGCCAGGTGGGGATAAAGCCCGGCACCATAAGGCCATGTGCCGCTGTGGCTGCTCTGTGGCCTGA